The following are encoded in a window of Colletotrichum lupini chromosome 3, complete sequence genomic DNA:
- a CDS encoding 8-oxoguanine DNA-glycosylase has translation MSVVRVTEWRKLPLSLAELCIDTTLRCGQSFRWRKVNDMWCCTLYGRIVSLKQDPTHLHYQVTWPTKPTYPLTPPSFDSEASEDDTEELLRHYLSLKLDLKSLYEEWSKADPNFRKRAPEFGGVRMLSQDPWEALICFICSSNNNIARISQMVHKLCLHYGPLIGKIGDETFHDFPTPEALTGSSVEAHLRELGFGYRAKYIAQTASIVVNDRPKGWFESLTNPENPCYIKTAEGCKLPQCTYKEAHEQLLQLSGVGPKVADCVCLMGLGWGEAVPVDTHVWQIAQRDYKFGKTKTKTFNKAMYDAVGDHFRELWGKYAGWAHSVLFTADLKTFSERTVKEEDQTVRVKKEVTVDQETPILGQKRKVVKTKVKVEVEHEVPDTALLESSPKRRRTRSQARKTS, from the exons ATGTCTGTGGTCAGGGTGACTGAATGGCGGAAACTGCCGCTTAGTCTAGCTGAGCTATGCATTGACACGACTCTTCGATGTGGCCAGTCCTTCCGATGGCGTAAAGTCAATGACATGTG GTGCTGCACATTGTATGGTCGAATCGTGTCATTAAAGCAAGATCCAACTCACCTGCATTACCAGGTCACTTGGCCTACGAAACCAACATATCCGCTCACCCCTCCAAGTTTTGACAGCGAAGCTAGTGAAGATGACACAGAGGAGTTACTACGGCATTATCTGAGCCTCAAGTTGGACCTCAAGTCTCTGTACGAGGAATGGTCGAAAGCGGATCCCAACTTTCGCAAGAGGGCCCCAGAGTTCGGAGGTGTTCGTATGCTGAGCCAAGACCCATGGGAGGCTTTGATATGCTTTATCTGCAGTAGCAATAACAATATCGCCAGGATATCACAAATG GTTCACAAGCTGTGTCTACATTACGGCCCGCTGATCGGCAAGATTGGGGACGAAACATTCCACGATTTCCCAACACCCGAGGCTTTGACGGGAAGCTCAGTAGAGGCGCATCTGAGGGAGCTTGGGTTTGGCTATCGCGCAAAGTATATCGCGCAGACGGCTTCCATTGTGGTCAATGACAGGCCAAAGGGATGGTTCGAGAGTCTTACCAACCCAGAGAACCCATGCTACATCAAAACGGCCGAGGGATGCAAGCTGCCACAGTGTACATACAAAGAGGCACATGAACAGCTGCTCCAATTATCGGGCGTAGGCCCCAAGGTGGCCGATTGTGTCTGTCTGATGGGCCTGGGTTGGGGTGAGGCCGTGCCGGTGGACACACACGTCTGGCAGATTGCCCAGAGAGACTACAAGTTCGGCAAGACCAAGACCAAAACGTTCAACAAGGCGATGTACGATGCCGTGGGAGATCATTTTAGGGAGCTCTGGGGCAAGTATGCGGGCTGGGCGCACTCTGTGCTCTTCACGGCGGACCTCAAGACCTTTTCTGAGCGAACAGTGAAGGAAGAGGACCAGACGGTGAGGGTGAAGAAGGAGGTAACCGTTGATCAAGAAACGCCCATTTTGGGTCAGAAACGTAAGGTTGTGAAGACAAAGGTCAAGGTTGAGG
- a CDS encoding U6 snRNA-associated Sm-like protein LSm2 has translation MTVTLEDAKSWIRKRTEKQINRYEVLPLNGLADSVASCHHRTGSSGSRQPQGLSHITYESPHTSSHSIKSITTLLSGASHLSIQFNRPPCSSSVTDVTPTSFFKTLIDHEVTVELKNDIQIRGILKSVDQYLNIKLEEISVVEELKYPHLSSVKNVFIRGSVVRYVHLPAGSVDVPLLEDATRREAAAQAAKAK, from the exons ATGACAGTGACTCTAGAAGATGCCAAGTCTTGGATCAGAAAGAGAACAGAAAAACAGATTAATCGATATGAAG TTCTTCCCCTGAACGGACTGGCCGATTCAGTGGCCAGTTGCCACCACAGAACTGGCTCTAGCGGAAGCCGTCAGCCACAAGGGCTAAGCCACATCACA TACGAAAGCCCCCACACCTCTTCGCACTCAATCAAGAGCATCACGACCTTACTGAGCGGCGCATCACACCTCAGCATCCAGTTCAACCGCCCACCATGCTCTTCTTCAG TCACTGACGTTACGCCCACTAGTTTCTTCAAGACGCTCATCGACCACGAGGTCACCGTCGAGCTCAAGAACGACATCCAGATCCGCGGCATCCTCAAGAGCGTCGATCAGTACCTCAACATCAAGTTGGAAGAAATCTCTGTCGTCGAGGAGCTCAAGTACCCGCATCTG AGCTCTGTCAAGAATGTCTTCATCCGCGGCTCTGTCGTTCGTTATGTTCACTTGCCCGCTGGCTCAGTAGACGTACCCCTTCTGGAGGACGCGACGCGCAGAG AGGCTGCTGCCCAGGCCGCAAAGGCGAAATAG